The proteins below are encoded in one region of Citrobacter enshiensis:
- the betA gene encoding choline dehydrogenase, with product MSTKQFDYIIVGAGSAGCVLANRLTEDPRVNVLVIEYGGSDRNIIIQMPSAFSMPMNTKKFNWHYETEPEPHLDGRRLHCPRGKVLGGSSSINGLVYIRGHAYDFDEWESLGAKNWGYRNCLPYFRKAENYKFGGDDYRGSEGPLSTNNGNNMQNPLYGAWVEAGAQAGYIKTDDTNGYMQEGFGAMHMTVKNGVRWSTANAYLRPAMARPNLTVVTNAMTRKLVLAGKRVVGVEYEQGGEIHTVRCTREVLISSGPIGSPHLLQRSGIGPAEVLRKAGIEVKHDLPGVGENLQDHAEIYIQFQCKEPVSLNSKMGLFSKALIGLRWLLFKDGLGASNHFEAGGFIRSEKGLRWPDIQFHFLPAAMRYDGDKPFKGHGFMVLTGPNKPKSRGYVRVRSADPYEHPEIRFNYLEREEDREGFRRCVRLTREIIGQPAMDSFRGEELAPGPKVNTDEEIDAFVRANMESTMHPCGSCRMGEDPLAVVDSELRVHGLQGVRVIDSSVFPTEPNGNLNAPTIMLAERAADLVRGRTMLAPSEVEVGLADKWETQQRTHEPRRKVAV from the coding sequence ATGTCTACTAAACAGTTCGACTACATCATCGTAGGGGCAGGATCGGCAGGTTGCGTGCTGGCAAACCGCCTGACTGAAGATCCGCGCGTGAACGTATTGGTTATCGAGTACGGCGGAAGCGATCGCAACATTATTATCCAGATGCCCAGCGCGTTTTCGATGCCGATGAACACCAAAAAATTTAACTGGCACTACGAAACCGAGCCGGAGCCGCATCTGGATGGGCGTCGTCTGCACTGTCCGCGCGGGAAAGTGCTGGGCGGTTCGTCATCGATCAACGGCCTGGTCTACATCCGGGGTCATGCTTACGACTTCGATGAATGGGAGTCGTTAGGGGCCAAAAACTGGGGTTATCGCAACTGTCTGCCCTATTTCCGTAAAGCTGAGAACTACAAATTTGGCGGCGATGATTATCGCGGTTCAGAAGGTCCGCTGAGCACCAACAACGGCAATAATATGCAGAACCCACTGTATGGCGCATGGGTTGAAGCCGGTGCACAGGCGGGCTACATCAAAACGGATGATACCAACGGCTATATGCAGGAAGGTTTTGGCGCGATGCACATGACGGTCAAGAATGGCGTGCGCTGGTCTACCGCAAATGCTTATCTGCGACCCGCCATGGCGCGACCTAACCTGACCGTCGTCACCAATGCGATGACGCGTAAGCTGGTACTGGCAGGTAAACGCGTTGTTGGCGTCGAATATGAGCAGGGGGGAGAAATTCACACCGTGCGCTGTACGCGAGAGGTGTTGATCTCTTCCGGTCCGATCGGTTCCCCTCACTTGTTGCAGCGCTCCGGTATCGGTCCGGCCGAGGTTCTGCGTAAGGCCGGTATCGAGGTGAAACACGATCTCCCCGGCGTGGGGGAAAACTTGCAGGATCACGCCGAGATTTATATCCAGTTCCAGTGCAAAGAACCGGTCTCGCTGAACAGCAAAATGGGACTGTTTTCGAAAGCGTTAATTGGCCTGCGCTGGCTGCTATTTAAAGATGGTCTGGGGGCGAGCAACCATTTCGAAGCAGGAGGATTCATCCGCTCAGAGAAGGGGCTGCGCTGGCCGGATATTCAGTTCCATTTTTTACCTGCGGCAATGCGCTACGATGGCGATAAACCGTTCAAGGGACACGGTTTTATGGTGCTGACCGGCCCGAACAAACCGAAGAGCCGTGGCTATGTGCGGGTACGTTCTGCCGATCCGTATGAGCATCCGGAAATTCGTTTTAACTACCTGGAGCGCGAAGAAGATCGTGAAGGCTTTCGCCGCTGCGTGCGCCTGACGCGTGAGATCATCGGTCAGCCCGCGATGGACAGTTTTCGTGGCGAGGAGCTGGCTCCTGGCCCGAAAGTGAACACGGACGAGGAGATCGACGCTTTTGTGCGTGCCAACATGGAAAGCACGATGCATCCGTGTGGCTCTTGCCGGATGGGGGAAGATCCGCTGGCGGTCGTCGATTCCGAACTGCGCGTGCATGGTCTGCAAGGGGTTCGCGTGATTGACTCTTCCGTGTTCCCAACGGAACCGAACGGTAACCTGAATGCGCCGACAATCATGCTGGCGGAACGTGCGGCGGATCTGGTTCGGGGTCGCACGATGCTCGCGCCGTCAGAGGTTGAGGTTGGCCTGGCAGACAAGTGGGAAACGCAGCAACGTACCCACGAACCTCGCCGTAAAGTGGCCGTCTGA
- the cspG gene encoding cold shock protein CspG, with product MSNKMTGLVKWFNADKGFGFITPKDGSKDVFVHFSAIQSNDFRTLNENQEVEFSVEQGPKGPTAVNVVAL from the coding sequence ATGTCTAATAAAATGACTGGTTTAGTAAAATGGTTTAATGCTGATAAGGGTTTTGGTTTTATCACCCCTAAAGATGGCAGCAAAGATGTATTCGTCCATTTTTCTGCAATTCAAAGTAATGATTTCCGGACGCTTAATGAAAATCAGGAAGTTGAATTTTCGGTAGAACAGGGCCCTAAAGGTCCAACGGCAGTCAATGTCGTGGCGCTCTAA
- a CDS encoding cold-shock protein encodes MTNHIHFRCPCCHGSQYRTSTFDVTESNPFGAKCIFCKSTMMTFDNVALYVRSGQAPLDFRK; translated from the coding sequence ATTACTAACCATATTCACTTCCGGTGTCCATGTTGTCATGGTTCACAATACAGAACATCAACTTTTGATGTCACTGAAAGCAATCCCTTCGGCGCAAAATGTATTTTTTGCAAGTCGACAATGATGACATTCGATAATGTCGCGTTGTACGTCCGTTCCGGTCAGGCTCCATTAGATTTCAGAAAATAA
- a CDS encoding GnsA/GnsB family addiction module toxin: MNIEDLKSKTEADISEFITKKIVELKKKTGKEVSDIQFTAREKMTGLESYDVKIKLI; encoded by the coding sequence GTGAACATTGAAGACTTAAAAAGCAAAACAGAAGCGGATATATCGGAATTTATCACGAAGAAAATAGTAGAGCTGAAAAAGAAGACCGGGAAAGAGGTCTCTGATATTCAGTTTACCGCTCGTGAGAAGATGACCGGTCTTGAAAGTTATGACGTAAAAATTAAATTGATTTAA
- a CDS encoding YnfU family zinc-binding protein, protein MKFIGGASTTTVTCPVCGLKSSQSASKIRLKQAMLCPGCKALFIAPRSGS, encoded by the coding sequence ATGAAATTCATTGGTGGTGCTTCTACAACTACCGTCACTTGCCCGGTGTGTGGCCTCAAGTCTTCCCAGTCCGCATCTAAAATTCGCCTGAAGCAGGCGATGCTTTGCCCCGGGTGTAAGGCCCTGTTTATTGCGCCGCGATCAGGCTCGTGA
- a CDS encoding DUF1294 domain-containing protein, whose amino-acid sequence MRINQLCYSLLALALIASFYVSHSFWVWLLLVNLFTFLLYGADKYAARSNWQRVPEKTLLIFGLVGGWPGGAIAQQLFRHKTQKQPFKTWFILSVVANVVVLLGLVYQSELLEQISAL is encoded by the coding sequence ATGAGAATCAATCAGCTTTGTTATAGTTTGCTGGCGCTTGCGTTGATAGCCAGTTTTTACGTTTCTCATTCGTTTTGGGTGTGGTTGTTACTGGTCAATCTATTCACTTTTCTGCTCTATGGCGCAGATAAATATGCAGCACGCAGCAACTGGCAGCGCGTACCGGAAAAGACGCTTCTGATCTTTGGCCTTGTGGGCGGTTGGCCTGGTGGTGCGATCGCGCAGCAGTTGTTTCGACATAAAACCCAGAAACAACCGTTCAAAACCTGGTTTATATTGAGTGTCGTTGCGAATGTGGTCGTGCTACTCGGTCTGGTGTATCAAAGCGAATTACTTGAACAAATAAGCGCACTGTGA
- a CDS encoding RluA family pseudouridine synthase yields MSTIFDSFIAPLCHDQIEILYQDDHLVLINKPTGLLSLSGKNPQNIDSIHHRLVQLFPGCTLVHRLDFGTSGLMVIARNKAINAALCQQFSQRTVTKVYSALLCGHLDDDEGVIDAAIAKDPALFPLMSICAIHGKPARSRYRVIERFYHEREDQTLLPVTRVQLTPETGRTHQLRIHCQQLGHPILGCDLYGGRLLPGTERTPRLMLHASELHFVHPVSQEKITARHACPF; encoded by the coding sequence ATGTCTACGATTTTCGATTCCTTTATTGCCCCGCTGTGCCATGACCAGATAGAAATACTCTATCAGGACGATCATCTGGTCCTTATCAATAAACCCACAGGGTTGCTCAGTCTCTCGGGGAAAAATCCGCAAAATATCGATTCGATACATCATCGGCTGGTACAGTTATTCCCCGGCTGCACCCTGGTCCACCGCCTTGATTTCGGGACGTCCGGGCTGATGGTGATTGCCCGCAATAAGGCTATCAATGCCGCACTCTGCCAGCAGTTTAGTCAACGTACAGTGACCAAAGTGTACAGCGCACTGCTTTGCGGACATCTGGATGACGATGAAGGTGTAATAGACGCGGCGATTGCCAAAGACCCCGCGCTGTTCCCGCTGATGTCGATTTGCGCAATCCACGGCAAGCCCGCTCGCTCCCGCTATCGGGTCATTGAGCGCTTTTACCACGAACGGGAAGATCAGACATTACTGCCGGTGACGCGGGTACAGCTCACCCCAGAGACCGGGCGCACCCATCAACTACGCATTCACTGTCAGCAGCTGGGTCACCCTATTTTGGGCTGCGACCTGTATGGCGGACGTCTACTGCCGGGCACCGAGCGGACGCCACGGCTGATGCTGCACGCCAGTGAGTTGCATTTTGTTCATCCCGTTAGCCAGGAGAAGATCACAGCCCGCCATGCCTGCCCGTTCTGA
- a CDS encoding autotransporter outer membrane beta-barrel domain-containing protein codes for MIIKSLHFVSMLACYVPLAYSQDYSGTTINSQLTLDSGDTIVSSAVMDQGRLTLNGNAQSNNITVSSGGAFEVNKDATDDRSTIKHGAIQTVAGLASNTRVEGEQTVSGRTENVTVDGGYQSVYGSGVSEGTSLINGGTQYVIGTVNNTKVDSSTQHIQIGGAAKDTYLSGTGIQNVDGKSEGSHLRDNSSININTGGKASNINGNDNSVINVNSHGTATDVYLSDKSTIHIDADGEANNIQTYDNNIVNVKSNGSATGVYLRNQSSLNIDSGGSVTTGVAYDNSVININNGTVTGLLAYDNGAVNLNSGSISDFTVYDDGKLSINSGSATDGLLYNNASAIVDKGGVINDVTMYDNSTLDVKTGGRVSDVDIRDNSILSLNGGSVDGANFDGGTFDANAGEVVGNYSVNKGNMRLGRDADSQQANITVGSHGILQLAKDNANGAYSLNNLHLSNGTVSFYDKPINKNYGWNTLQIGELSGNGQFYMHTDVSALKGDLLNVTGQASGSFNIFVEDTGVSPTTDHSLVLVKTASGNATFALGNQGGVVDLGTWEYTLKEETKGSWALTPDLTSNPNPNPGPNPTPDPNPNPGPNPTPDPNPNPGPNPTPDPNPNPGPGLPPEQKPVVPPQPENIKKRITPSTAAVLNMAAVEPLVFDAELESVRERLDNDTAFSRDGAVWGTYLNARNDASTSAGAGFDQTLNGMTLGFDRTLPLENSAVTTGGFFSYSHSNVGFDRGGKGDVDSYSLGAYAGWQHNNGLYVDGIVKVNRFENDVKGRMTSGGAANGNYSAYGAGAHLESGMRLSSGNLAVTPYAAFTGFTTDSNEYTLSNGMRADVDNTRSLRAEAGLKTDYSVKLDNGVELQPWLKASVRQEYADNNAVKVNNDGHFVNDQSGTRGVYQAGIRAKFTENLSGQLSASYGNGAGVESPWSASAGISWSF; via the coding sequence ATGATTATTAAATCATTGCATTTCGTGTCGATGTTAGCGTGTTATGTTCCTCTGGCATATTCTCAGGATTATTCAGGCACAACTATCAATAGCCAATTAACGCTGGATAGTGGAGATACTATTGTCTCGAGTGCTGTGATGGACCAAGGGCGTCTCACACTTAATGGTAATGCACAAAGCAATAATATTACCGTTTCATCTGGCGGTGCATTCGAAGTTAATAAAGACGCAACAGATGATCGCAGCACCATAAAACATGGAGCAATCCAGACTGTTGCTGGCCTTGCATCAAACACAAGAGTGGAAGGCGAGCAAACGGTTTCTGGAAGAACTGAGAATGTTACTGTAGATGGTGGCTACCAGAGCGTTTATGGTTCCGGTGTTTCGGAGGGAACCTCGTTGATAAATGGCGGAACGCAATACGTCATAGGGACTGTCAACAATACTAAAGTTGACTCCAGCACCCAACATATTCAAATCGGTGGGGCGGCTAAAGACACTTATCTTTCTGGTACAGGCATCCAAAACGTTGATGGTAAATCGGAGGGTTCTCATCTTCGGGATAATAGTTCAATCAACATTAATACTGGTGGAAAAGCAAGTAACATTAATGGTAACGATAATTCCGTTATTAATGTCAACTCTCACGGGACTGCAACAGACGTCTATCTCAGCGATAAAAGCACTATCCATATCGATGCAGATGGTGAAGCAAATAATATACAAACTTACGACAATAACATTGTTAATGTTAAATCTAACGGGAGTGCAACAGGCGTCTATCTCCGTAACCAAAGCTCTCTCAATATCGACTCGGGTGGGTCAGTAACTACAGGGGTAGCTTATGACAACAGTGTTATTAATATAAACAATGGCACCGTCACTGGTCTCCTGGCTTATGATAACGGAGCGGTTAACCTTAACTCGGGAAGTATTTCCGATTTTACTGTCTATGACGATGGCAAACTTAGCATCAACAGTGGTAGTGCCACAGATGGTCTTCTTTATAATAATGCCTCTGCCATTGTGGACAAAGGCGGTGTAATTAATGATGTGACGATGTATGACAACAGTACATTAGATGTCAAAACTGGGGGGCGTGTCTCAGATGTGGATATTAGGGATAATAGCATCTTATCTCTGAATGGCGGTTCTGTTGATGGTGCGAATTTTGATGGTGGCACATTTGACGCAAACGCTGGTGAAGTTGTAGGAAACTATTCGGTCAATAAGGGGAATATGAGACTAGGACGTGATGCGGATTCACAACAAGCAAACATAACAGTGGGTTCGCATGGCATTCTTCAACTCGCCAAGGATAACGCGAATGGTGCATATTCGCTCAATAATCTCCATTTGAGTAATGGAACGGTGTCATTTTATGACAAACCGATAAACAAAAACTATGGGTGGAATACGCTTCAAATAGGTGAACTGAGTGGTAATGGCCAATTTTACATGCACACCGACGTTTCCGCCCTTAAAGGCGATTTACTCAATGTAACTGGTCAAGCTTCTGGTTCATTTAACATTTTTGTTGAAGATACGGGCGTCAGTCCAACAACTGACCATAGCTTGGTACTGGTAAAAACCGCCAGTGGCAATGCCACCTTCGCGCTGGGGAATCAGGGTGGTGTGGTGGATCTGGGAACATGGGAATATACGCTGAAGGAGGAGACAAAGGGGTCATGGGCTCTCACGCCTGATTTAACATCAAACCCGAATCCGAATCCAGGCCCGAACCCGACACCGGATCCAAACCCGAATCCAGGCCCGAACCCGACACCGGATCCAAACCCGAATCCGGGCCCAAATCCGACGCCGGATCCAAACCCGAATCCAGGCCCGGGGTTACCACCTGAGCAGAAGCCAGTGGTCCCCCCACAGCCTGAAAATATTAAAAAGCGAATCACGCCTTCAACTGCTGCCGTCCTGAACATGGCTGCCGTTGAACCACTGGTTTTTGATGCAGAACTGGAAAGTGTTCGCGAGCGGCTGGATAACGACACGGCATTTAGCCGGGACGGCGCTGTCTGGGGTACATATTTGAATGCCCGTAACGATGCTTCAACGTCAGCAGGCGCAGGCTTTGATCAAACTCTCAATGGGATGACGCTGGGATTCGATCGTACCTTGCCGCTGGAAAACAGTGCGGTGACGACCGGTGGATTTTTCAGTTACTCCCACTCGAATGTCGGGTTTGATCGTGGTGGTAAAGGCGATGTGGACAGTTATTCACTCGGTGCCTATGCAGGCTGGCAGCATAACAATGGCCTGTATGTTGATGGTATTGTGAAAGTGAACCGCTTTGAAAATGATGTAAAAGGTCGTATGACCAGCGGTGGTGCAGCAAACGGCAACTACAGTGCCTATGGGGCAGGTGCTCACCTGGAAAGTGGGATGCGTTTGTCCAGTGGCAATCTTGCGGTTACGCCTTACGCTGCGTTCACGGGTTTCACCACCGACAGCAATGAGTACACGTTATCCAATGGAATGCGTGCCGACGTGGATAACACCCGTAGCTTACGTGCTGAAGCCGGTCTGAAGACGGACTACAGCGTTAAGCTGGATAACGGGGTTGAACTGCAGCCCTGGCTGAAAGCGTCGGTAAGACAGGAATACGCTGATAACAACGCGGTTAAGGTCAATAACGACGGGCACTTTGTGAACGATCAGTCCGGTACGCGCGGGGTGTATCAGGCCGGTATTCGGGCGAAGTTTACGGAAAATCTCAGCGGTCAACTTAGCGCCAGTTATGGAAACGGTGCCGGTGTTGAATCTCCGTGGAGTGCATCAGCAGGTATAAGCTGGTCCTTCTAA
- a CDS encoding YnaM/YnfT family protein — protein MITSLSLVFAVISALCIMLYAAVKVGVGLSNNPDRNDN, from the coding sequence ATGATAACCAGCCTTTCATTGGTTTTTGCAGTAATTTCCGCTCTGTGTATCATGTTATACGCTGCGGTAAAAGTAGGGGTTGGGTTGTCTAACAATCCAGACCGAAATGATAATTAA
- a CDS encoding DUF4236 domain-containing protein: protein MSLRFRQTFTLFPGVRLNIGKRGISASIGVPGATVNVGKKGVRATVGLPSTGLSYTTPTLPYDDGHSVTNPLNPASTEPHLGMPEASPSNTPSNAKIYMPMAGMNEISSASVEVLTSTSLLPLRDLIAKAREQRAEIKADLQEALAEESKQKSELVRRKSSLFRWFYKRRIAELETVLPLTQAEISRLVSWEDNTKIAITFESSDTSRRAYAAMVRAFDMLKSSVKKWDITADKATDQFAERTLATRSVNRHPVTFDFSSTDLIQFTGRAMRFENVNGDDILLYPGVAVIPRADGAFALIDLRELQISSEYRRFHEEEGAPSDSSIDGYTWAKTNKNGSPDRRFKDNYQIPICIYGNITFHSQTGVTEEYMASNADAAQAFAEAVKHYQTSLTETEALVQA, encoded by the coding sequence ATGTCTCTTCGTTTCAGACAAACCTTTACTCTGTTTCCTGGCGTTAGGCTCAACATTGGCAAGCGTGGAATAAGCGCAAGCATTGGTGTGCCTGGAGCAACTGTCAATGTTGGAAAAAAAGGGGTCAGAGCGACCGTCGGACTACCGAGCACAGGCTTATCTTATACTACACCTACCCTGCCCTATGATGATGGGCACTCAGTTACCAATCCATTAAATCCGGCCTCTACAGAACCTCATTTGGGAATGCCCGAGGCATCCCCAAGTAACACACCATCGAACGCTAAAATATATATGCCAATGGCTGGCATGAATGAAATATCCAGCGCTTCGGTAGAAGTCCTGACAAGTACCTCCCTTTTACCTTTACGAGATTTGATTGCTAAAGCGCGAGAACAAAGGGCAGAGATAAAAGCAGATCTACAAGAGGCTCTTGCTGAAGAATCAAAACAAAAGAGCGAGCTGGTTCGACGCAAATCAAGTCTATTCCGTTGGTTTTACAAACGACGCATCGCAGAACTTGAGACAGTACTCCCCCTAACCCAAGCTGAGATATCTCGCCTGGTATCCTGGGAAGACAACACAAAAATAGCCATAACATTCGAGAGCAGTGATACATCACGGCGCGCATATGCAGCGATGGTCCGCGCATTTGATATGTTAAAATCAAGTGTCAAAAAATGGGATATTACTGCAGATAAAGCTACAGATCAGTTTGCCGAAAGAACATTAGCAACCCGTTCTGTTAATCGTCACCCAGTTACCTTTGATTTCAGTTCAACGGATCTCATTCAATTCACAGGGCGCGCGATGCGGTTTGAAAATGTGAATGGCGACGATATTTTGCTTTATCCTGGAGTTGCAGTCATACCACGAGCTGATGGGGCGTTCGCTCTGATTGATTTACGCGAATTACAAATCAGTTCAGAATATCGAAGATTCCATGAGGAAGAAGGTGCTCCCAGTGACTCAAGCATAGATGGGTATACATGGGCGAAAACGAATAAGAATGGCTCGCCAGACCGTCGATTTAAAGACAACTACCAAATCCCTATTTGCATTTATGGAAATATTACTTTCCATTCTCAAACAGGGGTAACTGAAGAATATATGGCATCAAATGCAGATGCCGCGCAAGCCTTTGCTGAGGCAGTAAAACACTATCAAACCTCACTCACAGAAACTGAAGCGTTGGTACAGGCCTAA
- a CDS encoding TA system toxin CbtA family protein, with translation MKTLPATISRAAKPCLSPVAVWQMLLTRLLEQHYGLTLNDTPFSDETVIKEHIDASISLVDAVNFLVEKYELVRIDRKGFSWQEQSPFITTVDILRARRTMRETRT, from the coding sequence ATGAAAACTCTACCTGCTACAATTTCGCGGGCGGCGAAGCCCTGTCTGTCGCCCGTAGCTGTCTGGCAAATGCTACTGACACGCCTGCTGGAACAGCACTATGGCCTGACACTGAACGACACGCCGTTCAGTGATGAAACTGTTATTAAGGAACATATCGATGCCAGTATCTCTTTAGTCGATGCCGTGAATTTTCTGGTGGAAAAGTACGAACTGGTTCGCATCGATCGTAAGGGGTTTAGCTGGCAAGAACAGTCGCCTTTTATTACTACCGTAGACATTTTAAGAGCCAGACGAACTATGAGGGAAACAAGAACTTAA
- a CDS encoding type IV toxin-antitoxin system YeeU family antitoxin, giving the protein MSNTTWGLQRDITQRLGARLVQEGNRLHYLADRASIIGKFSDAECRKLDETFPHFISQMELMLITGELNPRHAHCVNLYHNGFTCEADTLGSCGYVYIAVYLTQR; this is encoded by the coding sequence ATGAGCAACACCACATGGGGCCTGCAGCGGGATATCACGCAGCGCCTGGGAGCCCGCCTTGTGCAGGAGGGGAACCGGCTGCATTACCTGGCTGACCGGGCCAGCATCATCGGTAAGTTCAGTGACGCCGAATGCCGGAAACTGGATGAAACTTTCCCGCACTTTATCAGCCAGATGGAATTGATGCTGATCACCGGTGAACTGAATCCCCGACATGCCCACTGCGTCAACCTGTACCACAATGGTTTCACCTGCGAAGCCGATACCCTTGGTAGTTGCGGCTACGTATACATCGCTGTTTATCTCACTCAACGCTAA
- a CDS encoding DUF987 domain-containing protein, which translates to MKIISKRQAMTIYRQHPESRIFRYCSGKYQWHGSVCHYTGKVVPDIPGVLAVYAQRRQDHNGPYACLMSITLN; encoded by the coding sequence ATGAAAATTATTAGTAAACGACAGGCAATGACGATATACCGCCAGCATCCTGAGTCCCGAATCTTTCGCTACTGCAGCGGAAAATATCAGTGGCACGGCAGTGTCTGTCATTACACCGGTAAGGTGGTTCCTGACATTCCCGGTGTGCTGGCGGTATACGCCCAACGCCGCCAGGACCACAACGGACCGTATGCCTGCCTGATGAGTATCACCCTGAACTGA
- a CDS encoding JAB domain-containing protein, with product MKQLSFLPGEMTPQDRRLIQRALTALDRHLHEPGVAFTSTHAVREWLRLHMAALEREEFRVLYLDNQNQLIAHETLFSGTINRTEVHPREVVKRALYFNAAAVILAHNHPSGETTPSQADKTLTQRLVQVLQLVDIRVPDHLIVGGRQIYSFAEHGLL from the coding sequence ATGAAACAGCTTTCCTTTTTACCCGGCGAGATGACGCCACAGGACCGGCGTCTCATTCAGCGGGCGCTCACGGCTCTGGACCGGCACCTGCATGAGCCTGGGGTAGCTTTCACCTCCACTCATGCCGTCCGAGAGTGGTTGCGGCTGCATATGGCCGCACTTGAGCGGGAAGAGTTCCGGGTGTTGTATCTGGATAACCAGAACCAGCTTATCGCCCATGAGACGCTCTTTAGCGGCACGATTAACCGCACCGAGGTCCATCCCCGGGAAGTGGTCAAACGTGCTCTGTACTTCAACGCGGCGGCGGTGATACTGGCGCATAACCATCCTTCCGGAGAGACGACGCCCAGCCAGGCTGACAAAACCCTCACGCAGCGACTGGTTCAGGTACTTCAACTGGTGGATATCCGTGTCCCTGACCACCTGATTGTCGGCGGCAGGCAAATCTATTCGTTCGCAGAACACGGTCTGCTGTGA
- a CDS encoding antirestriction protein, with protein MTTQTQYEFVPANEPQFTLSATLVPDEQRINFWPQHFSSIPQWITLEPRIFTWMDRFCDEYSGGIWSFYTLSNGGAFMAPDADSDDKWHLFNSMNGNGAEMSAEATGIAVSLIEYSHHACRTECDAMTAHYYRLRDYALQHPEAHAILRIID; from the coding sequence GTGACAACACAGACACAGTACGAGTTTGTTCCCGCTAACGAACCGCAGTTCACCCTCAGTGCCACGCTGGTACCCGACGAACAGCGTATCAACTTCTGGCCACAGCACTTCAGCTCCATTCCGCAGTGGATAACGCTGGAGCCACGGATTTTCACCTGGATGGACCGCTTCTGTGATGAGTACAGCGGCGGTATCTGGTCCTTTTACACACTCAGCAATGGCGGAGCGTTTATGGCCCCTGATGCTGACAGTGACGATAAATGGCATCTGTTCAACAGCATGAACGGCAATGGTGCGGAAATGAGCGCGGAAGCCACAGGTATCGCTGTCTCCCTGATTGAATACAGCCATCATGCCTGCCGTACTGAGTGTGACGCGATGACCGCGCACTATTACCGCCTGCGGGACTATGCCCTGCAGCATCCTGAAGCCCACGCCATTCTGCGCATCATCGACTGA
- a CDS encoding DUF905 domain-containing protein — MPESHMLPPGPFTRQQAEAVTRRYHNIAIEDDQGSHFRLVVRDPEGRMVWRAWNFEPDAGTALNRYIGQDGICRALSTD; from the coding sequence ATGCCTGAATCTCACATGTTGCCACCAGGACCTTTCACTCGCCAGCAGGCCGAAGCTGTTACCCGCCGGTATCACAACATCGCCATTGAAGACGACCAGGGCAGCCACTTCCGTCTGGTGGTTCGCGACCCCGAAGGCCGGATGGTCTGGCGGGCGTGGAACTTTGAACCGGATGCCGGTACGGCCCTCAACCGGTATATCGGGCAGGATGGCATTTGCAGAGCATTATCCACCGACTGA